In Gemmatimonadota bacterium, the DNA window GCTTGCACTGAAGTTGTGGCGCATCGGGCCGAAGCAGGCCGATCACGGTTTCGACGGGCGGACAACCTTCTTCGAGGCACGCCAGTTCGGTGACCGTGACTGTAATATCATCGGAAAGGCTCAGCGCTTCGCGCAACGCCTCCTTGATGTATCGAACCCGTTCGCGATCCGGGCGACGGGGCGATGTGTTAATCAACATGTACACTCCTTTTCCTGCGACAGGAATGAGGCCGAGTCGGTCAGGCCGGCTCTTCGGCCATTTGAAGTTCCGGAAACGGATTTGGTGCCTCTGCCCAGACCTTGCTGTCCGCAGCGGCGAGGTGTTCGTCGAGCAGGCACGCGTCGAGGCGGGCGCGCATCGCCTCCTCGTTCATCTGCTGTCCGATGAAGACCAGTTGCTGCGCGCGGTCGCCGAAGCGGGGATGCCAGCCCGGCTGCCGGTCTGGTCGCTGATCCTCCGGATGCCCCCAGTGTTCGCGAGGGATAGCCGCCCACCACATCCCCAGGGGTTTCACGGTGCTGCCGCCGCCGGCCTGCGCCCATTCGTAGGCGACCCGATGGTCCGCGGCGACCCAGAAGAAGCCCTTCGAGCGGAGCACGCCGTACCAGTTCTCGTCGTCGTGCAGGAAAGCCCACAGCTTCTCGGCGTCGAAGGGCTGCGACGTCCGGTAGGTGAAGCTCGAGATCCCGTACTCCTCGGTCTCCGGCGTGTGCTCGCCCTGAAGCTCTCGAATCCAGCCGGCGGAACTCTCCGCCTTCTCGTAGTCGAACAGGTTCGTATCGAGCACGCGTTTGAGCGGGACCTGTCCGTGCGTCGTCCTGAGGATCTCGGCGCCGGGGTTGAGCGCTTTCACGATGGCCTCGACCTCGAGCGC includes these proteins:
- a CDS encoding nitrate reductase, translating into MLINTSPRRPDRERVRYIKEALREALSLSDDITVTVTELACLEEGCPPVETVIGLLRPDAPQLQCKLHKPMDAVDAADLVRVCRTWGFDAPSAVPEYPANP
- a CDS encoding GTP-binding protein, with the protein product RLDTMVTVVDAASFLRDYAAADALQERGESLGEDDHRTVTDLLTDQIEFADVIVLNKLDLVSNEQALEVEAIVKALNPGAEILRTTHGQVPLKRVLDTNLFDYEKAESSAGWIRELQGEHTPETEEYGISSFTYRTSQPFDAEKLWAFLHDDENWYGVLRSKGFFWVAADHRVAYEWAQAGGGSTVKPLGMWWAAIPREHWGHPEDQRPDRQPGWHPRFGDRAQQLVFIGQQMNEEAMRARLDACLLDEHLAAADSKVWAEAPNPFPELQMAEEPA